In one window of Vicinamibacterales bacterium DNA:
- a CDS encoding sigma-70 family RNA polymerase sigma factor, which yields MTTAALHPDALPLMADGRALREAAESVDEIGRLVEAARTGDRDAFAELYGRYSRMVHGILIARVPRGDVDDLVQDVFLQAMRQIRGLREPTAFGGWLAAIARNRGVDYLRQVRATEPLDDTPDVSTDGAARLDAQTVLRTLQTLPDAYRETLALRLIEGMTGPEIAAATGLTPASVRVNLHRGMKQLRERLEGRSARVR from the coding sequence GTGACGACAGCAGCCCTCCACCCGGATGCCCTGCCCCTGATGGCCGACGGCCGTGCCCTTCGAGAAGCCGCCGAGTCGGTGGACGAGATCGGCCGCCTGGTCGAGGCGGCCCGCACCGGCGATCGCGACGCATTCGCCGAGCTCTACGGGCGCTATTCCCGGATGGTGCACGGCATCCTGATCGCACGAGTTCCGAGGGGCGATGTCGACGACCTGGTCCAGGACGTGTTCCTTCAAGCGATGCGGCAGATCCGGGGGCTGCGCGAGCCGACGGCCTTTGGCGGCTGGCTCGCGGCGATCGCCCGTAACCGCGGCGTCGACTATCTGCGCCAGGTCCGCGCCACCGAGCCGCTCGACGATACGCCGGACGTGTCGACCGACGGCGCCGCACGCCTGGATGCGCAAACCGTGCTGCGGACGCTGCAGACGCTGCCCGACGCGTATCGAGAAACGCTCGCGCTGCGGCTGATCGAAGGAATGACCGGTCCGGAGATTGCCGCGGCGACCGGGCTCACGCCGGCGTCGGTGCGGGTCAACCTGCACCGCGGCATGAAGCAGTTGCGCGAGCGGCTCGAAGGGAGAAGCGCCCGTGTCCGATGA